ACGCTTTACGGCGACCTCGACGGCCTGCGCCTGGTTTACGGGGAGAGTGATTTTCTGCCTGGGCTGGTGGTGGATCGCTATGGCCCGGTGCTGTCTCTACAGTTTCTCAGCCTGGGCATGGACAAACGACGTAGCCTGATTGTGGGCGCCTTGCAGGAGCTTCTGCAACCCCAGGCGATCGTAGCGCGCAACGATGTCGGCGTGCGTGACCTGGAAGGACTGCCCCAACAGATTGAGGTGCTCAGGGGGGAGGTTCCCGAGGAGGTGGTCGTCAGGGAAAACGGCCTGTCCTTTGCCGTGGACATTCTCGGCGGACAGAAAACCGGGCATTTTCTTGATCAAAAGGAAAACCACATGGCTCTGCGCGAGCGGGTTGCGGGCGGACGGGTACTTGATCTGTTCTGCTATTCCGGAGCCTGGGCCGTGCACGCCGCCCATTTCGGCGCACGCGAGGTGCTCGGCATCGACATCTCGCCCGGTGCTCTCGATCTGGCCCGAGGTAATGCCGCGCGTAACGCTTTGGCGCAACTCTGCAGTTTCCGCCAGGGAGATGTCTTTGAAGTGCTGCGCGACTTGGCCGCACGCGGCGAGCGATTCGACACGATCGTGCTCGACCCGCCGGCCTTCGTCAAAAGCAAGAAACGTCTGACGGAAGCCGTGCGCGGCTACCTGACCATCAACCGCCGCGCCATTGAACTGCTGGAGCCCGGTGGCTTTCTCTTCACCTGCTCCTGCTCCCATCACATGCAGCGCGATCTCTTCCTCGACACCCTGCGCCAGGCCGCGCTTAAGGCGCGGCGCACCCTGCGTCTGATCGAGGTGGGTGGCCAGGCCCTGGATCATCCGGTGCTTCTTGCCTGCCCCGAAACCGAATATCTCAAGTGCGCCATCCTGCAGGCCGTTTAAAGGCGCACCGGTATACGCGCCCAAGGCGCCGCCTGCGCCGGCCTAGAGCTTTAACGGCGCTCTCGCCAGCCCGTAGATCACTTCGTAGGTCGCAGGAATGCGCCCGTCACAGGCAAAACGCTCGCCGTAGATCTCGCTCATGCGCTGCATGACCCGGCGCGATGCCAACCCGGGAGGGCGGTGGTCACTGGCGTTCTGGGCTCCGATTTTCTTCAGGGCGCGCAGCAGATCGGCCACCGTTGCATGCCACTCCACCTCCCGCTCGCTCCACAACCTCAGGATTCTGAAATCCGTCGCCGCCAAGGCCTCTCCGACCCCTTCACGCCCAGGAAACTCCTGTACGTGCGAGCGCCCCAAAGCATTGACCTCGGCAACCGCCTGACGATGGGAATAACGCAGCTCGTGCAGGGTCTGCGCGCCGAACAGGGCAAAGGCGAACAGCCCACCCGCAGCGAGGATCCGCTGGGCCTCACCAAAGGCCTGGGGCAAATCGTTCATCCATTGGTAGACCGAGGCGGACAACGCCAAGCTAAAAGCCCCCGAGGCAAAGGGCAGCAGCTGAGCATCGCAATCGACAGCCAGCGCTCCAGGCAGAACCGCAGCGGCATGACGGGTCATGCCGGGGGCGATGTCACAGATGACCAGAGAAAGATCGGGATTCTGCTCGAGCAGACACCGGCCCACCTCTCCGGTGCCGGTTCCCACATCGAGGACCCGCCCGGAATCGGCCAGGGGCAAGGCTTCATCCACGAGCCGCGCGGCGACGATTTTCTGCACCTTGGCAAAACGATCGTAGTCGGCGGCATGGCAGGAAAAGTGTTCCCGCACCTGGCGCAGCAAGACTGCGCTCATGACAGAAACTCGCGCCAGAGGGACAGAATTTGTTCGGGGCGGCTGAAAAAGGGCGCGTGGCCGACATCTGCCAATTCATGCAGCCGGGCGTCGGGGATAGCGGAGGCCAGATAACGCCCCGCCGCCACGGGGGTGATGGCGTCGTTGCGCCCATGCACCACCAGCGTCGGGCATCCGAGGGTATGCAGGTCGGCGCGCAGATCGACCTGGCGCAAGGTTTCCAGAGCCGCAAGGGCTGCCTCCGGGGCCGGAACACGACCTGGGCGCACGGCGAATGCGAGGATCTGACGATAGCGCTGCGGAGTAATTTCTTCAGGGCCGAACTGCAGGGCAAAAAAATCGCCGAGCGTCTTTTCATAGACGCGCCGCAGATTGCGCGCGAGGCTGCGCACCTGGACGTCGGGCAGGCCATGAATCCAGTCTTCGGCATTGGAGAAGCGCGGGGTGGTGGCCACCAGCAACAGACGCTCAATACGTTGGGGTTCAACCTGCGCCAGTTTCAGCGCCACCTGCCCCCCCAGCGACCAGCCACCCAGATAAAAGGTGTCGAGATTCAGGGCGTCGAGCCATTGCCGCAGGTCGGCGGAAAAATCCTCGAGTCCGAAACCAGGGGCGCAATCGGACGAACCATGACCGCGCAGATCTGGAGCCAGTACGCGAAAATCCGCGGCGAGACCTTCAATCATTTCGCTGAACACCGTTGCGGACAAAGACCAGCCATGCAGCAGCACCAGAGGCGGTCCTTGGCCTGCGTCACGATAAGACAGGGTGTGACCGTCGGCAAGAGTCAGAGTGTTCATGGGCTCTCCATAGGCATCAGCCAAAGGCAAATGACAGGGATAAAATCGGATCAATGCGGACCAGAGCCAGGATCCGGAGACGGGCTTGCATGCAGAACCTCGATGATCGTTGCGGCGGCCTGCGCAAGTTCCTGAGGGTCATGATCACTCATGATCGTGGCGCGCAGCCGACAGCGCCCTTCGGACACCGTCGGCGGACGGATGCCTTGAAGAAAGATCCCCTTTTCGAGCAACGCGGCAGCCGCTGCCATGGTCGGGTGCGGGCTGCCGGTTAAAATCGGCACGATCTGAGTGGTGCTGCCGCATAAGTCCAGTCCGGCCGCGCGCAGGGGGGCGGCGAAAATTTCCCGCTTGGCCTGCAGGGTGGCGCGTCTGTGGCGGCCTTCTTCCCCGCCTACCAGCTCAAAGGCGGCGATGGCCGCGGCGAGCACCGCCGGCGGCAGGCTGGTGGAAAAAATGAACGGACGTGAGCGGTTGACAAGGATGTCGACCACCACGCGCGGCGCGGCAAGAAAGGCCCCAAAACCGCCCAGTGCCTTGCCCAGGGTGCCCATGTGCAGGTCGATGCGGTGCAGACAACCCAGCGCTTCGGCGCTGCCGCGTCCGGTAGCGCCGAGAACACCGGTGCCATGGGCGTCATCCACCATCAACAAAGCATCGTAGTGCTCTTTGAGGTCGGCCAGGGCGGGCAGCGGCGCCATGTCGCCGTCCATGCTGAACACCCCGTCGGTGACAATGAACCAACGCCCGCGACGCTGGGGCCATTCCCGCTTCATCAGGGTTTCCAGAGCGTCAACGTCACGATGAGGATAGACCAAAGTCCGCGCCCGCGACAGGCGACAGCCGTCGATGATCGAGGCGTGGTTGAGGGCGTCGGAGAAAATGATATCTTCGGGTCCGGCCAAGCCTTGCAGGATACCGGTGTTGGCGGCATAGCCGGAATTGAACACCAGGGCGGCTTCGCTGCCCTTAAATGCGGCGATGCGCTCTTCGAGTTCCTCATGCAGCGCCAGGCTTCCCGAAACCAGACGACTGGCACCGCTGCCGGTGCCCAGATCCAAGCTTGCCGCGGCGGCGGCGCGGGCCAGTAGCGGATGCCCGGCCAAACCCAGATAGTTATTGGAACACAACAACAGCACCTCGCGCCCATCGAGCCTAACGCGTGGACCCTGCACACCCTCAATGGTGCGCAGAGAGCGCAACATGCCTGCGCGCGCCAACTCTTCGAGGTTTCGCCGCCAGTTCTCCATCAAATGCGTTCCTGGGGCGGATGAATGGCGCCGATCTCTTCAACCAAAAAAACCTGCTGTTCAAGAAAGCTGATCAGGTCAGAAAAATGAACAGCCTGTTCATCGACAAAAAAGGCGCGGCCGCCCCGCTCGTCGCCACGGGGTTTGAGCTCACTGATACGCACATAGCCCAGGGCCGGGGAGGCGACGTAGCCCGTCGTGTAATCGGGATCATCCGACCAGCAGAGTTCGGCGAGCATCCCGGGAGCGGCAAGAACCTTGGCGGCCAGCACCAGCGCCTCGCGGACATGGATACTATCCAGGGCGTAATGGGCGAGCCCGGCGCGCAGGCGCGCTTGCGCCGCGGCGCTTAAATCCATTCGGGTCACACGCACGCCGCGCCCTGCGTCAGGCTCATAACGCCGACCATCGCGCGCACCGACCAGCATGGCTCCGCGCATGCTCTTGCCCTCCGGTGCGCCCCCCCGGACGAGCTGCGCCAAAGCGCCGCGCGCCGCAGCTTCACTCACCCCGGACCGCTGCAGAAGCTCGATTGCCAGATCGCGCCCGGCATGAAAATCGGCGACGCACACCGTGCGCACGTCGGGCAAACGTCCACGCACCACCTGTGCCGCACCAACCAGGTCAACGGCCAGGCGCAGAGTCTGCGCTCGTCCGCGGGGATGAGCCAAGGCACGGCGCACCAGCATGGCGGCGGCCTGCTCAACTTCTCCCGCGGGCACCAGGCGCTCCCCCCCGGAAAGGTGGGCGCCCTCACGCGTGGCATGCATGCGTACGCTGTAGAGTTCTGTATTCATGGCAGAGAAAATTAGCATGCGTCCGCAACCCTGTCAACCGAGACCGGGGCGAGGGTTGACAAAGCATCCTTCACCTGAAGTCCGGAAAAACTTTTCCGGGCATTAAGGTTGTGTTACCCTCATCACATTTATCAGCACAAGCAAGTGAAAGGAGACATTTCGGCCATCATGTTCAATCACGAATCAGTGCTGCTCCTACAGGCATCCCTGACCCTGTACCTGGCAGCCGCGTTTGCGCAACTCTTTCTGCTCGGCGGCGAGCGCCCCACTCTTCGCCGTTGCGCCCTGACCCTGACCGGCATCGCGTTTGCCGGACAAACCCTCTATCTGGGTGCGGCCTGGATCCAGGAAGGTTATCTGCCGGTCACCAATCTGTTCTCCACCCTGTTTTTTTTCAGCTGGGCCATGGGCGGCACTTTTCTGTACTTCGAACTGCGTTACCGCATCGGCGCCGCCGGCTTGTTCGTTCTGGGCCTGACCATGCTGCTGCTGGTGGGTGCCCTGCGGCGCGGCCCGATGATTTCGCCCCTCATCCCCGCTCTGGACACTCCCTTGTTCACCATGCATGTGGCGTTTTCCTTTATGGGGTACGCCATGTTCGCCATGGCGTTTTCGGTCGCCATGGCTTATCTGATGCCGCGCTTCTTACGACCGGCGAGCATGCCGCCGCGTGAGCTGCTGCGGCGCCACAATGAAGAGGCGATCCTGCTGGGCTTCGTATTCTTCTCCCTGTGCATGATCAGCGGCAGCATCTGGGCCTATGTGGCCTGGGGACACTGGTTCTCCTGGAACATCAAGGGCGTCTGGTCTTTTATCGTCTGGCTGTTCTATGCCGGCATGTGCCACGCCAAATTCGTCCGCCGCTGGCAAGGCGAAGGTTATGCGCTGCTCTCCATCGCCGGCTTTGGCGTGGTGCTGTTCACCTACCTCGGCATCGGCCTGCTGCTGCAAAGCAATCACCCCTTGGAATAAAGCAAAGAGTGACCCATGTTTATTAAAATCTGGAATTGGCTAACCTCGCTCAAGCTGGCCATCGTGCTCGCATCCCTGGCAACCCTGGTGATCATGATCGGATCCCTGATCATGCATTACTACCCTGCGGCCTTCGGCGATTTGGACCGCGTTACCCTCGGCAGCTGGTATCCCGAAGCGGCGCAAAGCACCCCCTGGCACACGCTGTGGATGCCCATCGCCGCCGTTCTGCTGATCGCCTTTGCCATCAACACCCTGTGCTGCCTCATCGACTGGTTGCTGCGCCTGCGCACCCGCTGGCGCAAGACCGGCGAGTACCTGATCCATTTCGGCTTCTGCCTGTTGCTGCTGGCGTTTTTCTGGGGGAATATTTCCGGCTACCGGAGCGCAGGCAATCACCTGGCCGTGGGCGAAACACTGGAATTGCCCCATCACGCGGGGCTGAGCCTACGACTGGATGAATTTCAGCCGGTGTTCGATGAAACCGGTCGCCGCCCCCTCGACATGATCAACCACCTCACCCTGCTCAAAGGCGATCAGGTCGTCAAGTCCGCCGAAGCACGCACCAACCATCCCCTTATGCATCGCGGCCTGGTCGTTGTGGCGGCCAGTTTCACCCGCGAGGCGATCGGGTTTCGCTTCCTCGTGCCCGGCCGCGGGCAAGTGGCTCTGGAACCTGGAAAGACCCTGGCCCTGCCCGGCGGCGAAGTGCTCCTGGTCAAGGAATTTCTGCCCAACGCCCGACGCATGGGCAACCGCGTGCTGCCCCTGGGCGGAGGCCTGATGGCTCCAGCCCTGCACCTGGAACTGCGAACGGAACAGGAGACGGTCTGGGAGGGCTGGTACCTTCTGCGCGAAGGGCCGCCTCTACCACTGGTGCAGCGGGGCCTCGCATTGCGGCCTACCGAACCGCTGCTGCGCACCTACTCGATCCTGACCATCAACCACGACCCGGGTGCGCGCATGGCTCTGGTCGGTGGGTTGGCCATGTGCGCCGGGGTTTTCATCGCCATTTTCTCCTATTATGCCAAACGGCGCCGACACGATCGTCCCGACATTCTTTAAAAACTTCGCGTACCTGTTCAGCATACGCCGCAGACCGCGGCGGCATCGCTTTCGGGTGGCAACGAGCTGAATTTTCTGCTAGGCTGTCCAAACTTTTAATGAACACATACAGCGGTCGCAGGATCCTTGTGAGGTGATCCGATCACCGCGCAACCTTGAGTTGAGGGGAAATAAGCTGAGATGCAGGCAAAAATTCTCTGTGTTGAAGATGATCCGGGCATTCTCACCCTGCAGGTTAAGGTCCTGCAGCGACTGGGTTATGAAACGCTGGTGGCCCGTAACGGTCTGGAGGCTTACGAACTGATTCTACGCGAACGCCCCGACGCGGTAGTGCTCGACGTCATGCTGCCGGGCTGCGACGGATTTACCCTGACCGACAAGATTCGCCGTAATGAAACAGTCAAATCCACTCCTGTCGCCTTTGTCTCCGCCAAAAGCGACCTCGGCGATTTCCGCCAGGGCTTTCGCTGCGGCGCCCAGATCTACCTCGCCAAGCCCTTCACCAGCACGGCCCTGCAGACTGCCGTGGAGAGCCTGTTGCAACAGGCAAAAACGCGGCCGCCGGTGACCGGGAAAAAATCCGCCGCCCCACAGCGCAAAAAACGATTCAAATTCTGATTTCCGCCCAAACAGCCTCCGGGCCCACACCGGAATCTAAACCGCATCTTGCCCGCAAGGACACTCTTTGCTATATTTAGCACTCAGCAAGACCGAGTGCTAACAAATCATATCCGGCCGTGGAGATTTCCGCACATGAGTACAACACTTCTTCCGACCATTCACGACGGCATTGACCACTACATGCAGCAGATCAACCGCTTCGACGTCCTCAGTCGTCAGCAGGAATACGATCTGGCCATGCGCTACCGCAAGCGTGGCGATATCGAATCGGCACATCGTCTGATCTGCGCCAATCTACGCTTCGTTGTCAAAATCGCCAACGAGTATCGCGGCTACGGCTTGAGGATTCTCGACCTGATTCAGGAAGGCAATATCGGGCTGATGCTGGCGGTTAAAAAATTCAACCCAGAACGCGGCATCCGTCTGATCTCCTATGCCGTGTGGTGGATTCGTGCCTACATCCACAACTACATCATCCGCAGCTGGTCGCTGGTCAAAATCGGCACCACCCAGGCCCAAAAGCGCCTGTTTTTCAAGCTCAGCCAGACCCGCGCCCTGCTCAGCAGCAATCGTGACACCGAGGCGGACAGCGCTCAGATCGCCGAAAAACTCTCAGTAAGCGATGAGGAAGTCGAACAAATGGCGCTGCGCATGAGCGCGCGCGACACCTCGCTCAATGTCGAACTCAGCGAAGGCAGCGACTACAGCCTGCTCGACACTCTGGCCGATCAACGCGACAACCAGGAAGAGCAACTCGCTGAAAAACAGCAAAGCCAGGTCCGCTCGACCCAGGTTCGCTCTGCCCTCAAGACTCTCAATCCACGCGAGCGAAGCATCATCAACCAGCGCATTCTCAGTGACTCACCGCGCACCCTGCAGGAGATCGCCGATGATTACGGCATCAGCCGCGAACGGGTGCGCCAGGTAGAGCAAAACGCCATGCGCAAAATGCGCGAACACCTCGCACCGGCCAACGCTGAAAGCTGACAGGGGAACGTGCGCTGCGCGCGTTGACACAAAAACCAGCCTGGGTTAATGTGTTTTTTTGCTACTATTCAACCGCACTGCCAATCATGCCGAGCAGTTACATTTGACTTGCAATCGGGTTGGCCGCAAGCCTGCGGCATTTACCGCCCCCGCTGACGCTCCCCCTACGACAGAGGTCGCCCTCATGCTGAAAAAAAACATTTTGCTGGCCGTGCTCCTGATCCTTGGCAGCGGGCTTTTTGGCTGCAACCCCAAGCAACCCCAGGCACCGCAGAC
The nucleotide sequence above comes from Geoalkalibacter ferrihydriticus DSM 17813. Encoded proteins:
- a CDS encoding response regulator transcription factor; the protein is MQAKILCVEDDPGILTLQVKVLQRLGYETLVARNGLEAYELILRERPDAVVLDVMLPGCDGFTLTDKIRRNETVKSTPVAFVSAKSDLGDFRQGFRCGAQIYLAKPFTSTALQTAVESLLQQAKTRPPVTGKKSAAPQRKKRFKF
- a CDS encoding cytochrome c biogenesis protein ResB; this encodes MFIKIWNWLTSLKLAIVLASLATLVIMIGSLIMHYYPAAFGDLDRVTLGSWYPEAAQSTPWHTLWMPIAAVLLIAFAINTLCCLIDWLLRLRTRWRKTGEYLIHFGFCLLLLAFFWGNISGYRSAGNHLAVGETLELPHHAGLSLRLDEFQPVFDETGRRPLDMINHLTLLKGDQVVKSAEARTNHPLMHRGLVVVAASFTREAIGFRFLVPGRGQVALEPGKTLALPGGEVLLVKEFLPNARRMGNRVLPLGGGLMAPALHLELRTEQETVWEGWYLLREGPPLPLVQRGLALRPTEPLLRTYSILTINHDPGARMALVGGLAMCAGVFIAIFSYYAKRRRHDRPDIL
- a CDS encoding methyltransferase domain-containing protein, whose translation is MSAVLLRQVREHFSCHAADYDRFAKVQKIVAARLVDEALPLADSGRVLDVGTGTGEVGRCLLEQNPDLSLVICDIAPGMTRHAAAVLPGALAVDCDAQLLPFASGAFSLALSASVYQWMNDLPQAFGEAQRILAAGGLFAFALFGAQTLHELRYSHRQAVAEVNALGRSHVQEFPGREGVGEALAATDFRILRLWSEREVEWHATVADLLRALKKIGAQNASDHRPPGLASRRVMQRMSEIYGERFACDGRIPATYEVIYGLARAPLKL
- the rpoH gene encoding RNA polymerase sigma factor RpoH translates to MSTTLLPTIHDGIDHYMQQINRFDVLSRQQEYDLAMRYRKRGDIESAHRLICANLRFVVKIANEYRGYGLRILDLIQEGNIGLMLAVKKFNPERGIRLISYAVWWIRAYIHNYIIRSWSLVKIGTTQAQKRLFFKLSQTRALLSSNRDTEADSAQIAEKLSVSDEEVEQMALRMSARDTSLNVELSEGSDYSLLDTLADQRDNQEEQLAEKQQSQVRSTQVRSALKTLNPRERSIINQRILSDSPRTLQEIADDYGISRERVRQVEQNAMRKMREHLAPANAES
- the ccsA gene encoding cytochrome c biogenesis protein CcsA, with the protein product MFNHESVLLLQASLTLYLAAAFAQLFLLGGERPTLRRCALTLTGIAFAGQTLYLGAAWIQEGYLPVTNLFSTLFFFSWAMGGTFLYFELRYRIGAAGLFVLGLTMLLLVGALRRGPMISPLIPALDTPLFTMHVAFSFMGYAMFAMAFSVAMAYLMPRFLRPASMPPRELLRRHNEEAILLGFVFFSLCMISGSIWAYVAWGHWFSWNIKGVWSFIVWLFYAGMCHAKFVRRWQGEGYALLSIAGFGVVLFTYLGIGLLLQSNHPLE
- a CDS encoding 6-carboxyhexanoate--CoA ligase; the encoded protein is MLIFSAMNTELYSVRMHATREGAHLSGGERLVPAGEVEQAAAMLVRRALAHPRGRAQTLRLAVDLVGAAQVVRGRLPDVRTVCVADFHAGRDLAIELLQRSGVSEAAARGALAQLVRGGAPEGKSMRGAMLVGARDGRRYEPDAGRGVRVTRMDLSAAAQARLRAGLAHYALDSIHVREALVLAAKVLAAPGMLAELCWSDDPDYTTGYVASPALGYVRISELKPRGDERGGRAFFVDEQAVHFSDLISFLEQQVFLVEEIGAIHPPQERI
- a CDS encoding class I SAM-dependent rRNA methyltransferase yields the protein MDVFLSAGRERRVRTGHPWVFSNEIARVDGQAAPGDAVAVHTAKGEFLGVGHFNPQSLISIRLLSTRREDIDSADFFRERISRALAYRRTLYGDLDGLRLVYGESDFLPGLVVDRYGPVLSLQFLSLGMDKRRSLIVGALQELLQPQAIVARNDVGVRDLEGLPQQIEVLRGEVPEEVVVRENGLSFAVDILGGQKTGHFLDQKENHMALRERVAGGRVLDLFCYSGAWAVHAAHFGAREVLGIDISPGALDLARGNAARNALAQLCSFRQGDVFEVLRDLAARGERFDTIVLDPPAFVKSKKRLTEAVRGYLTINRRAIELLEPGGFLFTCSCSHHMQRDLFLDTLRQAALKARRTLRLIEVGGQALDHPVLLACPETEYLKCAILQAV
- a CDS encoding alpha/beta fold hydrolase gives rise to the protein MNTLTLADGHTLSYRDAGQGPPLVLLHGWSLSATVFSEMIEGLAADFRVLAPDLRGHGSSDCAPGFGLEDFSADLRQWLDALNLDTFYLGGWSLGGQVALKLAQVEPQRIERLLLVATTPRFSNAEDWIHGLPDVQVRSLARNLRRVYEKTLGDFFALQFGPEEITPQRYRQILAFAVRPGRVPAPEAALAALETLRQVDLRADLHTLGCPTLVVHGRNDAITPVAAGRYLASAIPDARLHELADVGHAPFFSRPEQILSLWREFLS
- the bioF gene encoding 8-amino-7-oxononanoate synthase — encoded protein: MENWRRNLEELARAGMLRSLRTIEGVQGPRVRLDGREVLLLCSNNYLGLAGHPLLARAAAAASLDLGTGSGASRLVSGSLALHEELEERIAAFKGSEAALVFNSGYAANTGILQGLAGPEDIIFSDALNHASIIDGCRLSRARTLVYPHRDVDALETLMKREWPQRRGRWFIVTDGVFSMDGDMAPLPALADLKEHYDALLMVDDAHGTGVLGATGRGSAEALGCLHRIDLHMGTLGKALGGFGAFLAAPRVVVDILVNRSRPFIFSTSLPPAVLAAAIAAFELVGGEEGRHRRATLQAKREIFAAPLRAAGLDLCGSTTQIVPILTGSPHPTMAAAAALLEKGIFLQGIRPPTVSEGRCRLRATIMSDHDPQELAQAAATIIEVLHASPSPDPGSGPH